One Argentina anserina chromosome 6, drPotAnse1.1, whole genome shotgun sequence genomic window, CTTGAAGTTATTTTGGTTGTTCATGTTGTATATACAGTGTGGTGATCCGATTGTTAGAGATGGGAAGAGGTCTATTAGTAGAGATATAGTTCGGTTCTTAGAATTTATTGAAGGGATTGTGGTGAAAAGGCAGGCGATTTGTGTGAAACCGGTGAAGAATGTGAGGTCGAATGTGAGGCCTGTGCAGAATGTGGACAAGTCGAGGGGTTCGGGTAGCAAATGTGGAGGATCGGGGAGGGATCAGAGGGAGATGATTGGGAAATTGAGGGAGAGGATTGAGAAGATTCGCGGGTTTGCTAGAGTTTCGGAGAATGAGGAGGAGGATGTGGAGCTGGAGGGGTTTGAACATgtgagtgatgatgatgaggaaaaTGTAGGTCAATATGAAAAGGGGCAGGAGGTGAAGAGGCACGGTTTGCAACCTAAGGTGAAGAAGAGTGTGACATTTGCAGAGGACGGGAATGTGCTTAGGGTGTTTAGCAACAGTGATGAAACGGTTTCAAGTGGTGATGGGAGTGATTCCAGTGACGATCATGGTGAGCGGGTTGGGAACTTTAGTGAAGTTGAAGATGTTAAGGGCTTTGCTTTGGGGGCTGAGGAGGATGATGAGGTGCACATAGAAATAGGTGGATCACAGCAGACCAGTGATGCAGAAAGAAACCCAAGAGCTAGAATGACTCAGAGAAGAGGCCATGGTCAGGGTCAGAATGAGCATTTGTTATTCTCACCTCCTTTGCCTGTGAAGATGGATTCGAAAGAAGATCtgatgaaaagaaacaaggGTGTGAAGATTGTGACATGAAGGGTACATCTGAGTTCATTTAGGTTCAACAAAATTGTGGCTATTGGATTGGATTTGATATTAGGCCCTTGCTATTCCACCAGTGTCATTCTAACCATTTAGAATTATCATGAAGTAGGTTTGTAGTGTGTGTTTTCCCCGTCTTTTAGCTGTTGAGAGATTACCTATAAATCTATTGTGTAATATCTAACTTTCAAGTGCcttctctccttctcctcaTGCCTCTGCCTCTTATCAGTCCTATGCTTCAGAAGAGCGAGGCAGCAGTGCATCAGAAGATGCCTTCTTCTAACACTTCCCCTCTTTGAGGGAATAGACGAATCTCTTCTGTTAACTCACGACTCTTTTTTGGTTTCGCAATTGGGCTCGAACATGATTGTGGGGTGCCTAGGTACATGGATACCTAATTCTATTAGCATGCATTAGAGCTGACAAAACCATAAATTGACAGCTGATAAACAGTCGCACaatgaaacaaaatgaaacgaaatcatattgcaatttgaaatTTAGAGGAACCAAGAAAGATCAACCTGATCGACTAGAATTCTGGCTAAAAGAGCATTTGACATGAATGGCTATCAATCATTACACACCTTGTTTCCAGAATGGCTGTGTACATAAAACCAATTTCAGATTATTTTTCCTACTTTGACATGAACTCCAACCTAACAACAATAAACTCTGAAAAATGTTGCAAATTATTTGTCACTGAGGAATGCAATCGTCAAACATACTCAGATTTAGTAACTAATTACATCTTCAACCCCAAAATTTAAACTAAAGGCACAGCATAGAAGTTTCTATCTCCTCTCAACTTCATGAACGCATTACAAATTTTCCAAAGGTGATCCATCAATCGATGCACTCTGACCTGCACAAATCACAAACaatttcattaacaaaatgtCACAAACTACTAGCAAATTATgcagcaccaaaacaaatcaaactacTTTCCAGCATAAAAAGTTAAACAACTACTTCCTAGACACATAGAACCACATAAAAAGAAAACCAGCAACCACAGTGAATGTCACAAGGGAAATTTCCCGTACACTAGTTACAGTTTCAGGTGCCAAGACAGTACAAATAACTCATCCGTCCCCGAAGAGAACTGGAGGTAAGCAATAACATGAACTTTAAGAGTCAATCCCAATGAAATTTTGGACTGTCAGTGATTGAACTTGACTCATACCATGTCACCATGACTAGTCGACTGGTGGATTCTTTTATGAAATCCGAGAATTCTGGTTGAGTTTAATTTGCCTCCTAAAGGAATTGTCTACAGTCTGTGTTTAGTGTTTACAAAACCAGCTCTTAAGATAGCTTATTATATACCAATGGCTACTATGATCCTTTTACGGGTAACGGGGGAGGGATGTACTTAGATCTTTTATTCTTAAAACATGTTTTTAAGGATGTCCGAGATATCTTACACTAGGGTCCTATACCGGATACCTTACACCAGACAATTCTCTCAGCAAACACAGAGGTGCTAAATCCCGATCATGAgcataacaaaaacaaataaagcaAATAGAATACAGTAGACTAGTCATAGCTAAGCACACCCCCATTTGAAACCTCTAATCTTCACTACTATTCTCATCACTCCTTTAATATTCTACAATCATATAATTAACCAAATTACCAGCTAAATATTCATCATCAAGTCAAGCATTTCCCTAATTACCGAGTAACAAGGCATAGCTAACAGTAAGATAATAaagcttcaatttttttcatagACATAACCAACACACAATTCCAAAGGTTTCATTGTTTCAACTTGTAACTCTCCCAATTTTAACCATCAAACCCTAATTCAAATTTCCCAAACCCAACTGAAAAACACTaacaaaaccctaaaaatcAATGAAACAGGGTTACAATTAGTACCTTTGGACGAATCAAATTCACTAGTTCTAAACCTCCATGACGCTCTTGAGCTTGGGCGCGTAGAGAGAGTAAACCACGGCCTGGCGCGTGGCGACCTCGAGCTGAGCTTTGCCGTCGGAGAAGACGGAGGAGATGGCGGCGGGGTCGGAGAGGCTTCGGTTCTGGTGGAAGGCGTCGACGGCTCTGCGTTTGGTGTACTCTCTGATGTTGTAGTCTGTGAACTTCCGAGCTACGCGGAGAAAGGAGCGGTAGAGATTGAGCACCTCCGCTCGCGACGGAGCTGACGCCGCTGCTGCTGCCGCCATTGATAGTTAGAGAGGGAGACGCTCGAAGCCTCTATTTCTGGGTTTTGTGTTTTTATTAACCTTTCCAGTTCGCAGTAACGACGCCGTTTTATAGCTGCGTTTTATCAAGCTTCCCAATTTGCCGTGGTTTTCATACATATTTACACGTTTGCCACTGGTACTTATAACTGTTAGGGTAGAAGGAGACTAGGAGAGGCCGacgttttgtttttttctgcgtcagagaaaaagagagggaGCT contains:
- the LOC126799245 gene encoding BAG family molecular chaperone regulator 8, chloroplastic, with amino-acid sequence MASHYQPHHHQHHPPTTTSCCCTTSYSSSSCCTQYPPPHSSPDPLLQAIASQILISNPPDPYIHHHHHPQNPHKTQKAPNNPKHRPDILERQQLHSLVSRIEALEASLHHHSSNRSRSSDSYSLRDYAARVIQTHFRTFLVRRSRTLRQLKDLAFIKSSFASLKSSISNRTHFDFHSVSHKAMALLIKLDSVQCGDPIVRDGKRSISRDIVRFLEFIEGIVVKRQAICVKPVKNVRSNVRPVQNVDKSRGSGSKCGGSGRDQREMIGKLRERIEKIRGFARVSENEEEDVELEGFEHVSDDDEENVGQYEKGQEVKRHGLQPKVKKSVTFAEDGNVLRVFSNSDETVSSGDGSDSSDDHGERVGNFSEVEDVKGFALGAEEDDEVHIEIGGSQQTSDAERNPRARMTQRRGHGQGQNEHLLFSPPLPVKMDSKEDLMKRNKGVKIVT
- the LOC126799839 gene encoding uncharacterized protein LOC126799839, with the protein product MAAAAAASAPSRAEVLNLYRSFLRVARKFTDYNIREYTKRRAVDAFHQNRSLSDPAAISSVFSDGKAQLEVATRQAVVYSLYAPKLKSVMEV